From Actinomycetota bacterium:
CTACGCGATCTTCGGGACCAGCCGGCAGATCTCGACTGGGCCGAGCTCAGGGTTGGCGGCCGTGGCCGCGAGTGCCGTCGTGGTCGCCGGGATCACGGGGATCCAGGATGTGGCCTCCTTCGTCGCGCTGATCACTGTCGTCTCGGGCGCGCTGTACCTGTTCCTTGCCGTCCTCAAGATGGGATGGATCGCCCAGTTCCTCTCCCGGGCGGTCGTCACCGGCTTCCTCTTCGGCGCCGCGATCGACGTCGTGATCGGCGAGCTGCCCAAGCTCACGGGGACCGAGGTGACCGGCTCGAACCCGCTGCAGGAGCTATGGTCCTGGCTCGGGACGCTGGGCGACGCCCAGCTCGCGACCGTGCTCGTCGGCGGAGCCGCGCTGGCGGTCGTGTTTGGCTTGCGGGTGGTCGAGCCACGGGTTCCCGGTGCCCTTGTCCTGGTCGTGGGGGGTCTGGTGGCATCGTGGCTCCTCGATCTCGATGCCCATGGTGTCGCCCTCGTCGGCGAGGTGCCCCGGGGGCTCCCGACGCTCCGGCTGCCTGACGGTCAGCTGCTGGCGGATCATCCCAGCACGGTCGCGATCGCGGCGGTGGCGCTCGTGCTCATCGGGTTCTCGCAGACCGCTGGTGACGCGAGGGCGTTCGCGGCCAGGCACCGCTATCGCATCGACATCAACCAGGAGTCGGTCGCCCAGGGGATGGCCAACGTCGGTGCCGGGCTGTTCCAGGGAATGCCGGTCTCGACCAGTCTGTCGGCGAGCTCGCTGAACGATCACTCGGGTGCGCGTACCGGTCTGGCCTCGCTCACATCTGGTGTGCTCGTCCTCCTCACCCTGTTGGTGTTGGCGCCGCTATTCTCAGATCTGCCCAAGGCGGTGCTCGGGGCCCTGATCATCGAGGCGGTGGTCCTGGGGATGATGGACGTGCCAGAGATGCGCCGCCTCGCCAGGGTCCAGCGCTTCGACTTCTGGGTCGCGGTCGCGGCAATCGCCGCGACGCTGCTTGTCGGCGTGCTCGCCGGCGTGATGGTCGGGGTCGGCCTGTCGCTGCTCTGGCTCATCTCGGTGGCGACGCGTCCTCCGATGCCCCTGCTGGGTCGGGAGCCGGGCACGCAGGTCTTCA
This genomic window contains:
- the sulP gene encoding sulfate permease, encoding MAGDAPTASAGNRWRLLPMLGWIRSYDRGWLRGDLIAGVAVAALIVPKNLGYAGIAGIPLQNGLYAAAAGAILYAIFGTSRQISTGPSSGLAAVAASAVVVAGITGIQDVASFVALITVVSGALYLFLAVLKMGWIAQFLSRAVVTGFLFGAAIDVVIGELPKLTGTEVTGSNPLQELWSWLGTLGDAQLATVLVGGAALAVVFGLRVVEPRVPGALVLVVGGLVASWLLDLDAHGVALVGEVPRGLPTLRLPDGQLLADHPSTVAIAAVALVLIGFSQTAGDARAFAARHRYRIDINQESVAQGMANVGAGLFQGMPVSTSLSASSLNDHSGARTGLASLTSGVLVLLTLLVLAPLFSDLPKAVLGALIIEAVVLGMMDVPEMRRLARVQRFDFWVAVAAIAATLLVGVLAGVMVGVGLSLLWLISVATRPPMPLLGREPGTQVFRELDEHPGDERFPGVVVLRLDGGLFFATSDALEDRIREVALSAPDVTGIVLDCEGVDFIDSQGSAKLREILELTGRAGVTLRLARVKPAVRELLRRDDVLDRIGGERIHGDVDQAVEAQMIAADTPAPELGKKLDPP